In one Cervus canadensis isolate Bull #8, Minnesota chromosome 22, ASM1932006v1, whole genome shotgun sequence genomic region, the following are encoded:
- the RPUSD3 gene encoding mitochondrial mRNA pseudouridine synthase RPUSD3 — MGGCRVLGQAWGGWRRGLGIRATPTAAGFGTKALHQLQRRGASKPSDPPGDQPFPGLLRPETFSREELVDVLRAAVVDRKGPLVTLNKPHGLPVTGKPGELTLLSVLPELSWSLGLGEQELQVVRASGKEASGLVLLSSCPRTASRLQKFFTHSQRARRPTATYCAVTDGIPVTSEGKIQAALKLEHIDGVHLVVPVHSPSRKDIMEGVKKTLSHFRVVATGSGCALVQLQPLTVFPSQLQAHMALQLCPVLGDHTYSARVGSVLGQRFLLPVESTKPQRQVLDEALLGRLCLTPSQAARLPLHLHLHCLHLPGARPRDPPTELLAPLPSYFSRTLQCLGLHYQ, encoded by the exons ATGGGTGGCTGTCGGGTTTTGGGTCAGGCCTGGGGTGGCTGGCGGCGGGGTCTGGGGATCCGTGCAACGCCCACAGCCGCAGGCTTTGGCACCAAGGCCCT GCATCAGCTGCAACGTCGAGGCGCCAGCAAACCGTCGGATCCCCCGGGTGACCAGCCTTTCCCAGGACTGCTGAGACCGGAGACCTTCAGTCGGGAAGAACTGGTCGATGTATTGAGGGCGGCTGTGGTGGACCGTaaag GACCTCTGGTAACATTGAACAAGCCACACGGTCTGCCAGTGACAG GAAAACCAGGAGAGCTGACATTGCTGTCAGTGCTGCCAGAACTAAGCTGGTCCCTGGGGCTCGGGGAGCAGGAGCTCCAGGTTGTCCGAGCATCTGGGAA ggaggcCTCTGGGCTTGTGCTCCTCTCCAGTTGTCCCCGGACAGCAAGCCGCCTCCAGAAGTTCTTCACTCACTCACAGAGAGCCAGGAGACCCACAGCCACCTACTG TGCTGTCACTGATGGGATCCCAGTTACTTCTGAAGGGAAGATCCAAGCAGCTCTGAAACTGGAACACATTGATGGGGTCCATCTC GTTGTTCCAGTGCACTCCCCATCCCGAAAGGACATCATGGAAGGTGTCAAGAAGACCCTTAGCCACTTCCGTGTGGTTGCCACGGGCTCTGGCTGTGCCCTGGTCCAGCTGCAGCCACTGACAG TGTTTCCCAGCCAGCTGCAGGCACACATGGCCCTGCAGCTCTGCCCTGTGCTTGGGGATCACACATACTCTGCCCGCGTGGGCAGTGTCCTGGGCCAGCGCTTTCTTCTGCCAGTCGAGAGCACCAAGCCCCAAAGACAG GTCCTGGATGAAGCCCTCCTCGGCCGCCTCTGCCTGACCCCCTCCCAGGCCGCCCGGTTGCCCCTGCACCTCCATCTGCACTGTCTTCACCTCCCAGGCGCCAGGCCCAGGGACCCACCCACTGAgcttctggctcctctgccctcttACTTCTCCAGGACCCTGCAGTGCCTGGGGCTCCACTACCAGTAG